A window of the Diabrotica undecimpunctata isolate CICGRU chromosome 1, icDiaUnde3, whole genome shotgun sequence genome harbors these coding sequences:
- the LOC140435166 gene encoding uncharacterized protein, whose amino-acid sequence MESTFKPPESLVLDGNISENWRKFSQKFDLFMIATDLTSKPESKKLAVFLSLVGDEALELYNTFTFDENEDRTVTCVKKKFEEYCSPKKNVIFERFKFNSISQQEGQPFDSFVTELRKAIKTTEYSQQDQMIRDRIVMGIHNKATQEKLLRESELTLMKAVDICRAIEISKDQSKMLQNESLINAVQRREPRCDRVCTRCGYNHLRDNRCPAWGKTCAKCQGHNHFAKVCREDHKTSGSNVRIKPEIPRKAMKEQKKKVHQVTEASVSDVHSSGSESEGSEYQYFVRSVNSKCKHEVGQDMWSADIYVNNKPVSFKLDTGAEVSTLPLSILKEIAPTAHIHKSNISLVSYGDSKFKIKTVGRVTLTCVIKNDKKDISFVVVDTKNQVPLLGFKECIELNLVKRVDSLVSSKFKNLNDLVTKYAHVFEGLGKFPTKHHITLREDTKPRISTIRRVPHALRKRLKK is encoded by the coding sequence ATGGAATCCACGTTTAAGCCACCTGAATCTCTAGTATTAGATGGGAATATATCTGAAAACTGGCGCAAATTTAGCCAAAAGTTTGATCTATTTATGATAGCTACGGACCTAACCTCCAAACCAGAAAGTAAAAAGCTGGCAGTTTTCTTAAGTCTGGTGGGTGACGAGGCATTAGAGCTGTACAATACCTTCACATTTGATGAAAATGAAGACAGAACAGTAACTTGCGTAAAAAAGAAGTTTGAAGAGTATTGTTCACCAAAGAAAAATGTCATATTTGAAAGATTTAAGTTTAATAGTATTAGCCAGCAAGAAGGGCAACCATTTGACTCGTTTGTTACAGAATTACGGAAAGCCATTAAAACAACAGAGTATAGCCAACAAGACCAGATGATCAGAGATAGAATAGTAATGGGCATACACAACAAAGCAACACAAGAAAAACTGCTCAGAGAATCAGAGTTAACATTAATGAAAGCAGTTGACATATGTCGAGCGATAGAAATTAGTAAAGACCAGTCTAAAATGTTACAAAATGAGTCATTAATAAATGCAGTTCAACGAAGAGAACCAAGATGTGATCGTGTGTGTACCAGATGTGGATATAATCATTTGAGAGACAATCGATGTCCTGCTTGGGGTAAAACATGTGCTAAGTGTCAAGGCCATAACCATTTTGCAAAAGTTTGTAGAGAAGACCATAAAACTAGTGGGAGCAATGTGAGAATCAAACCAGAAATTCCAAGAAAGGCGATGAAAGAGCAGAAGAAGAAAGTGCATCAAGTAACAGAAGCTAGTGTAAGTGATGTGCACAGTTCAGGAAGTGAGAGTGAAGGTAGTGAGTATCAGTATTTTGTCAGGTCAGTAAACTCTAAATGTAAACATGAGGTTGGACAAGATATGTGGTCAGCTGATATTTATGTTAACAATAAGCCTGTGTCATTTAAATTAGATACTGGAGCTGAGGTAAGCACATTGCCTTTAAGTATTCTCAAAGAAATAGCCCCAACAGCACATATCCATAAATCTAATATATCATTAGTATCATATGGGGATTCAAAGTTCAAAATTAAAACTGTAGGTAGAGTTACATTAACTTGtgttattaaaaatgataaaaaagatataTCTTTTGTAGTTGTAGATACAAAAAATCAGGTTCCTTTGCTGGGGTTTAAGGAATGTATAGAATTAAATTTAGTCAAACGGGTAGATTCATTAGTaagttctaaatttaaaaatttaaatgatttagtaacaaaatatgcacATGTGTTTGAAGGTCTAGGAAAATTTCCAACAAAACACCATATAACCTTGAGAGAAGATACCAAACCTCGAATAAGCACCATAAGACGGGTTCCACATGCTTTACGAAaacgtttaaaaaaataa